Proteins encoded within one genomic window of Sorex araneus isolate mSorAra2 chromosome 9, mSorAra2.pri, whole genome shotgun sequence:
- the PISD gene encoding phosphatidylserine decarboxylase proenzyme, mitochondrial isoform X3 produces MQATGSMRSTGSKSWRRWEWRFHPGSLATGRLHFPQLALRRRLGQLSCMSRPALKLRSWPLTVLYYLLPLGALRPLSRVGWRPVSRVALYKSVPTRLLSRAWGRLNQVELPYWLRRPVYSLYIWTFGVNMKEAAVEDLHHYRNLSEFFRRKLKPQARPVCGLHSVISPSDGKILNFGQVKNSEVEQVKGVTYSLESFLGPRTSSEDLPFPPATSCDSFRSQLVTREGNELYHCVIYLAPGDYHCFHSPTDWTVSHRRHFPGSLMSVNPGMARWIKELFCHNERVVLTGDWKHGFFSLTAVGATNVGSIRIYFDQDLHTNSPRYSKGSYNDFSFVSHANKTGIPMRKGEHLGEFNLGSTIVLIFEAPKDFDFKLQAGQKIRFGEALGSL; encoded by the exons GTTGCACTTCCCCCAGCTGGCCCTGAGGCGGAGGCTGGGACAGTTGAGCTGCATGTCCAGACCTGCCCTGAAACTGCGCTCCTGGCCCCTGACCGTGCTCTACTACCTCCTGCCCCTGGGCGCCCTCCGACCGCTCAGCCGGGTGGGATGGAGGCCCGTGAGCCGG GTGGCGTTGTACAAGTCAGTACCCACTCGCCTGCTGTCACGGGCCTGGGGCCGCCTCAACCAGGTGGAGCTGCCGTACTGGCTGCGGCGGCCCGTCTACAGCCTGTACATCTGGACCTTTGGGGTGAACATGAAGGAGGCCGCCGTGGAGGACCTACACCACTACCGCAACCTCAGCGAGTTCTTCCGGCGCAAGCTGAAGCCGCAGGCCCGGCCCGTGTGTGGGCTGCACAGTGTG ATCAGCCCTTCGGATGGCAAGATCCTCAACTTCGGGCAGGTGAAGAACAGTGAGGTGGAGCAGGTGAAGGGGGTCACCTACTccctggagtcattcctgggccCGCGCACTTCCTCCGAGGACCTGCCCTTCCCACCAG CTACCTCCTGCGACTCCTTCAGGAGCCAGCTGGTGACCCGAGAAGGGAACGAACTGTACCACTGCGTCATCTACCTGGCCCCCGGCGACTACCACTGCTTCCACTCCCCCACCGACTGGACCGTGTCCCACCGGCGCCACTTCCCAG GCTCCCTGATGTCCGTGAACCCGGGCATGGCCCGCTGGATCAAAGAGCTCTTCTGCCACAATGAGCGGGTGGTGCTGACGGGGGACTGGAAGCACGGCTTCTTCTCGCTCACAGCTGTGGGCGCCACCAACGTGGGCTCCATCCGCATCTACTTCGACCAG gaccTGCACACGAACAGCCCTCGCTACAGCAAGGGATCCTACAACGACTTCAGCTTTGTGAGCCACGCCAACAAGACGGGCATCCCCATGCGCAAGGGCGAGCACCTGGGCGAGTTCAACCTGGGCTCCACCATCGTGCTCATCTTTGAGGCCCCCAAGGACTTTGACTTCAAGCTGCAAGCAGGACAGAAAATCCGGTTTGGGGAGGCTCTGGGCTCCCTCTAG
- the PISD gene encoding phosphatidylserine decarboxylase proenzyme, mitochondrial isoform X4 encodes MCQSEARRGPELRAAKWLHFPQLALRRRLGQLSCMSRPALKLRSWPLTVLYYLLPLGALRPLSRVGWRPVSRVALYKSVPTRLLSRAWGRLNQVELPYWLRRPVYSLYIWTFGVNMKEAAVEDLHHYRNLSEFFRRKLKPQARPVCGLHSVISPSDGKILNFGQVKNSEVEQVKGVTYSLESFLGPRTSSEDLPFPPATSCDSFRSQLVTREGNELYHCVIYLAPGDYHCFHSPTDWTVSHRRHFPGSLMSVNPGMARWIKELFCHNERVVLTGDWKHGFFSLTAVGATNVGSIRIYFDQDLHTNSPRYSKGSYNDFSFVSHANKTGIPMRKGEHLGEFNLGSTIVLIFEAPKDFDFKLQAGQKIRFGEALGSL; translated from the exons ATGTGTCAGTCAGAGGCTCGCCGAGGACCGGAGCTCCGCGCAGCGAAATG GTTGCACTTCCCCCAGCTGGCCCTGAGGCGGAGGCTGGGACAGTTGAGCTGCATGTCCAGACCTGCCCTGAAACTGCGCTCCTGGCCCCTGACCGTGCTCTACTACCTCCTGCCCCTGGGCGCCCTCCGACCGCTCAGCCGGGTGGGATGGAGGCCCGTGAGCCGG GTGGCGTTGTACAAGTCAGTACCCACTCGCCTGCTGTCACGGGCCTGGGGCCGCCTCAACCAGGTGGAGCTGCCGTACTGGCTGCGGCGGCCCGTCTACAGCCTGTACATCTGGACCTTTGGGGTGAACATGAAGGAGGCCGCCGTGGAGGACCTACACCACTACCGCAACCTCAGCGAGTTCTTCCGGCGCAAGCTGAAGCCGCAGGCCCGGCCCGTGTGTGGGCTGCACAGTGTG ATCAGCCCTTCGGATGGCAAGATCCTCAACTTCGGGCAGGTGAAGAACAGTGAGGTGGAGCAGGTGAAGGGGGTCACCTACTccctggagtcattcctgggccCGCGCACTTCCTCCGAGGACCTGCCCTTCCCACCAG CTACCTCCTGCGACTCCTTCAGGAGCCAGCTGGTGACCCGAGAAGGGAACGAACTGTACCACTGCGTCATCTACCTGGCCCCCGGCGACTACCACTGCTTCCACTCCCCCACCGACTGGACCGTGTCCCACCGGCGCCACTTCCCAG GCTCCCTGATGTCCGTGAACCCGGGCATGGCCCGCTGGATCAAAGAGCTCTTCTGCCACAATGAGCGGGTGGTGCTGACGGGGGACTGGAAGCACGGCTTCTTCTCGCTCACAGCTGTGGGCGCCACCAACGTGGGCTCCATCCGCATCTACTTCGACCAG gaccTGCACACGAACAGCCCTCGCTACAGCAAGGGATCCTACAACGACTTCAGCTTTGTGAGCCACGCCAACAAGACGGGCATCCCCATGCGCAAGGGCGAGCACCTGGGCGAGTTCAACCTGGGCTCCACCATCGTGCTCATCTTTGAGGCCCCCAAGGACTTTGACTTCAAGCTGCAAGCAGGACAGAAAATCCGGTTTGGGGAGGCTCTGGGCTCCCTCTAG